The DNA window ATACCTCACCCACTGGCTGACCTTGCGCGACGAACGCTGGCGCGCGTGGCTGCCGGGCTTGGTGAGCCTTGGCTGCGTGGCCCCGCTGGCGCTGAGCCTGACCTCGACCGGGTTCACCACGTTTCTCGGCTGGTTCGGGGTCGCCTATGCGATCTACGTGGCGAGCCAGGCCGGGATCATGTCGGGCATCCAGGCGGCGGTTGAGCCTGCCAGCCGGGGCTTTGCTGTGGCGATCGCGCTGTTCTTCAACAATCTGGTCGGACAGGCACTGGGGTTGGCCGTGATCGGTGCGGTGAGCGATGCGATGGGCCCCACCTACGGCGATAGTTCATTGGCAGTGGCGGTGTTCGGCGTGTGCCTTGTTTCGGGCCTGCTGTCGCTGGCGATCTTCGTGTGGACCGCGGCGCAGATGGGGCCGACCGGCTATCTGGAGAAGATGCGCGGGGGCTAGTTCGGGCGGTTAGAATCCCGGATGGATCGCCATCATCGCGCCATCCACCAGCATCTCCGCCCCGGTCATGAACGGGCATTCGTCGCTGGCGAGAAAGGCGATCGCTGCCGCCGTCTCAGCCGGATCGGCGAGGCGGTTCAGCGGTGAGGTTTTCGCCACGGCCGCGATCAGGCCGGGGGCCTGCACTTCCGCCGCTTCAAGAATTCCGGTCATGGTCGCGCCGGGGATCACGGTGTTGCACCGGATATTGAGGCCGCGCTGGGCGCACCATGTCGCCACGGACTTGGACAGCACCCGCACCGCGCCCTTGCTGGCCGAGTAGCCGACATCGGTGGGCAGCGGCGCCATCGCGGTGGTCGAGGCGATGTTGACGATCGCGCCATTCGATCCGCCCGGATTGTCGCGCATCGCCGCAATCGCTGCCCGGCAGCCCGCCATCGTGCCGGAAAGGTTCACGGCCAGCACCCGGTCCCACGCGGCAAACATCGCCTCGTCATC is part of the uncultured Erythrobacter sp. genome and encodes:
- a CDS encoding SDR family oxidoreductase, with product MPDLRGKVAIVTGCASGIGAATLRRLRADGAEVLGTDLDAAAGESLCAEVGAEFVVQDVSDRTLWPQIVARAVAAFGRLDILVNNAGMVSGAGIGDLDDEAMFAAWDRVLAVNLSGTMAGCRAAIAAMRDNPGGSNGAIVNIASTTAMAPLPTDVGYSASKGAVRVLSKSVATWCAQRGLNIRCNTVIPGATMTGILEAAEVQAPGLIAAVAKTSPLNRLADPAETAAAIAFLASDECPFMTGAEMLVDGAMMAIHPGF